In Yoonia sp. R2331, the following proteins share a genomic window:
- a CDS encoding calcium-binding protein — protein sequence MAISRIDQIGGVAGQVLLVESVQVGGRTYVYTETNSEIDGIGLYRLRNSGDLQYIGQELAIGDLPDFYYFRPEDLARPSGFGSYTDFFGQLTLVTYGRFDSLTEDTVDDGLQFFAIASDGTLSLSGVVPRDPGLDVTLEGYVPDAFDDGIFFQIVDMGGNTNDQLIFSVIDSATSLDTYSYTLQSSIADTAFAVDDDSRSLMFYVDDDGGQIRWVNVSPFTGSGQTGVLDGSGGLSADKVAADLEVLRMGGDDFVISVSEKDGLRAFEYTNFVSSVGLDGLFGKLSSQNGTKNWSTDIIETFSIGDRGFVVAGGDKLTVFELDDDGRFFNMNRKGNFDGSINDIDVVVRKGNGVITVATDDGVETFVFTPEQARDVNGTNSRDVISGDSRNNDFDGNGGNDILRGGRGNDSLSGDAGFDSLYGADGNDEIFGGDGNDFVSGGSGNDFVSGGDGFDKINGGSGNDRLFGGNTGDIIYGGSDNDLVAGGNGNDRLFDGKGVDVLVGGAGSDVFVMAQDGQVDTIRTWETRDRIDLRAFGKDLDFQDLDIRQRPDGNLNIFIEGEILVLDANNRLTVGSLQQDDFSFA from the coding sequence GTGGCAATTTCGAGGATTGACCAGATCGGTGGGGTGGCCGGTCAGGTGTTGCTGGTTGAAAGCGTTCAGGTCGGTGGACGGACTTACGTCTATACTGAAACGAACAGCGAAATTGACGGGATCGGACTTTACCGGCTTCGTAACAGCGGCGACCTGCAATATATCGGGCAAGAGCTGGCGATTGGCGATTTGCCGGATTTCTACTACTTCCGGCCCGAGGATTTGGCGCGGCCTTCCGGGTTTGGCAGCTACACGGACTTTTTCGGTCAGCTGACGCTGGTGACCTATGGGCGCTTTGATAGCCTGACCGAAGACACCGTCGATGACGGGCTGCAATTCTTCGCTATTGCCTCTGACGGTACCTTGTCGCTAAGCGGCGTGGTCCCGCGTGATCCGGGTTTGGACGTCACGCTGGAAGGGTATGTGCCCGATGCCTTTGACGACGGCATTTTCTTTCAGATTGTAGACATGGGCGGCAACACCAACGATCAGCTGATCTTCTCGGTGATCGACAGTGCCACTTCACTGGACACCTATTCATATACGCTACAATCTAGCATCGCCGACACGGCCTTTGCCGTTGACGACGATTCCCGTTCACTGATGTTTTATGTCGATGATGACGGCGGCCAAATTCGCTGGGTCAATGTCAGCCCGTTTACCGGAAGCGGTCAAACTGGTGTCTTGGATGGTTCCGGGGGGTTATCCGCAGACAAGGTGGCCGCTGATCTGGAAGTGCTGCGCATGGGCGGCGACGACTTCGTGATCTCGGTCAGCGAGAAAGACGGGCTGCGGGCGTTTGAATACACCAATTTCGTAAGTTCGGTGGGGCTGGATGGCTTGTTTGGCAAGCTCAGCTCTCAGAATGGCACCAAGAACTGGTCGACCGACATTATCGAGACCTTTTCGATTGGTGATCGGGGGTTTGTTGTTGCGGGTGGCGACAAGCTGACGGTTTTTGAACTGGACGATGATGGGCGCTTTTTCAACATGAACCGTAAAGGCAACTTTGACGGTTCTATAAATGATATCGACGTGGTCGTGCGCAAAGGCAACGGCGTCATCACGGTCGCAACAGATGACGGGGTCGAGACATTTGTCTTCACGCCAGAGCAGGCGCGCGATGTAAACGGGACCAACAGCCGCGATGTCATTTCTGGCGACTCCCGCAACAATGACTTTGACGGCAACGGCGGCAACGACATCCTGCGCGGTGGGCGGGGTAACGATAGCCTGTCAGGCGATGCCGGTTTCGACAGTCTTTACGGTGCGGACGGCAACGACGAAATCTTTGGTGGCGACGGCAATGATTTCGTTTCTGGCGGTAGCGGCAACGATTTTGTGTCTGGCGGTGATGGCTTTGACAAGATCAATGGCGGCAGTGGGAACGATCGGCTGTTCGGTGGCAATACCGGCGACATCATCTATGGCGGCAGCGACAACGATCTGGTTGCAGGCGGCAATGGCAATGACCGATTGTTCGACGGCAAGGGCGTTGACGTTCTGGTTGGCGGTGCCGGGTCGGACGTTTTCGTGATGGCGCAAGATGGTCAGGTGGATACGATCCGCACATGGGAAACGCGCGACCGGATTGATCTGCGTGCCTTTGGAAAAGACCTCGATTTCCAGGACCTTGACATCCGGCAGCGCCCAGACGGCAACCTGAATATCTTCATCGAAGGCGAAATCCTGGTGCTGGACGCCAACAACAGGTTGACGGTGGGCAGTTTGCAGCAAGATGACTTTAGTTTTGCGTGA
- a CDS encoding folylpolyglutamate synthase/dihydrofolate synthase family protein — MTQSSDAILTRMMTLHPKIIDLTLDRVWRLLALMDNPQEKLPPVIHIAGTNGKGSTQAMIRAGLESSGAAVHAYTSPHLARFHERIRLAGNLISEPALIDVLDRCYLANGTDDPITYFEITTVAALVAFAETPADFVLLEVGLGGRLDATNVIDRPAVTVITPVDLDHQAFLGDTLAQIAGEKAGIIKRGVPCVVGPQKDEALDVIERVAARAGAPLFVHGQDWHVSVEAGRLVYQDDRGLRDLPLPVLSGPHQIMNAGAAIAALRVLDRDEDACAAAMTHATWPARMQRLTDGALVKAAHPSELWLDGGHNPAAGIALATTLAGLPARPTHLICGMLNTKDITGYLRPLAGQAASLTAISIPDEPATIPADETADFARKAGFEQVDTAPSLQAALAAVTADDPAARILICGSLYLAGHVLRENHPDGT; from the coding sequence GTGACGCAATCCTCTGACGCCATCCTGACCCGGATGATGACCTTGCATCCGAAGATTATTGACCTGACGCTTGACCGGGTCTGGCGGTTGCTTGCGCTGATGGACAACCCGCAGGAAAAGCTGCCACCGGTCATCCATATCGCCGGCACCAACGGCAAGGGGTCGACCCAAGCCATGATCCGCGCGGGGCTTGAGTCGTCGGGCGCAGCGGTGCACGCCTATACATCGCCCCATTTGGCGCGGTTCCATGAACGCATCCGTCTTGCAGGCAATCTGATTTCCGAACCGGCGCTGATCGACGTGCTGGACCGATGCTACCTCGCCAATGGCACAGACGATCCGATCACGTATTTTGAGATCACGACCGTCGCGGCTCTTGTGGCATTTGCTGAAACACCCGCGGACTTTGTGCTTCTTGAGGTTGGCCTTGGCGGACGGCTGGACGCAACGAACGTCATTGACCGGCCCGCTGTGACAGTCATCACCCCGGTCGATCTGGATCATCAGGCGTTTCTGGGGGACACACTGGCGCAGATCGCGGGCGAAAAGGCAGGGATCATCAAACGCGGCGTGCCCTGCGTCGTCGGCCCGCAGAAGGATGAAGCCCTTGATGTGATCGAACGGGTCGCGGCCCGTGCAGGTGCCCCGCTTTTCGTGCACGGTCAGGACTGGCACGTCAGCGTTGAGGCGGGGCGGCTCGTCTATCAGGACGACCGTGGCCTGCGGGACCTGCCTCTGCCGGTGCTGTCCGGGCCGCATCAGATCATGAATGCAGGTGCGGCCATCGCGGCGCTTCGCGTGCTGGACAGGGACGAGGACGCCTGCGCCGCCGCCATGACCCACGCCACTTGGCCCGCCCGGATGCAACGGCTGACAGACGGGGCTCTGGTCAAGGCCGCCCACCCGTCAGAGCTTTGGCTGGATGGCGGGCATAACCCTGCCGCGGGGATTGCATTGGCCACGACACTTGCCGGGTTACCCGCCCGCCCGACACATCTAATCTGCGGGATGCTGAACACCAAGGACATCACGGGCTACCTGCGCCCGCTGGCAGGGCAGGCCGCCAGCCTAACCGCGATTTCGATCCCCGATGAACCCGCCACGATCCCAGCGGATGAGACCGCAGACTTTGCGCGCAAAGCCGGGTTTGAACAGGTCGACACCGCGCCCTCGTTGCAAGCAGCATTGGCCGCCGTGACGGCGGACGATCCAGCCGCGCGTATTCTGATCTGCGGCTCGCTCTACCTTGCAGGCCACGTCCTGCGCGAAAACCACCCGGATGGCACCTAG
- a CDS encoding rhodanese-like domain-containing protein has product MMLRRYLPVAAVALLASTALAQDSSAQNVAFDANAAAITQAPSADLARLGPLTARPAGCGTVCLSPTLAGAGVATVGEPEVIRFLSQTVANGGGLLIDARNRGARDGGAIAGSTNIPVAVLQPDNPYRVDILMALGAQRVADRLTFDTAAPVMIYDSGPADDQATALVAALLDAGYPADRITYYRGGMLVWVALGLSVAETAS; this is encoded by the coding sequence ATGATGTTGCGTAGATATTTGCCTGTTGCTGCGGTTGCCTTGCTGGCATCGACTGCCCTTGCCCAGGATTCATCCGCACAAAACGTAGCTTTTGATGCAAACGCCGCTGCGATTACGCAAGCGCCCAGCGCCGACCTGGCGCGCTTGGGGCCATTGACGGCGCGGCCCGCGGGATGTGGCACAGTGTGTTTGTCACCTACGCTGGCGGGTGCTGGTGTCGCAACAGTGGGCGAACCTGAAGTGATCCGCTTTCTGAGCCAGACAGTTGCCAATGGTGGCGGCCTTTTGATCGACGCGCGCAACCGTGGTGCCCGTGACGGGGGTGCCATTGCCGGGTCGACCAATATCCCCGTCGCCGTGTTGCAGCCGGACAACCCTTACCGCGTCGACATTCTGATGGCACTGGGTGCGCAACGTGTGGCCGATAGGCTGACCTTCGACACCGCAGCGCCGGTGATGATCTATGACAGCGGCCCCGCAGACGACCAAGCCACCGCCCTTGTCGCAGCCCTGCTTGACGCTGGTTACCCCGCCGACCGGATCACCTATTACCGGGGCGGAATGCTTGTTTGGGTCGCGCTGGGGCTAAGTGTCGCTGAAACCGCGTCCTAA
- the accD gene encoding acetyl-CoA carboxylase, carboxyltransferase subunit beta, whose translation MNWITNYVRPTINSLFSRREVPDNLWTKCDECGTMLFHRELADNLNVCTNCDHHMPISAVDRLKSLFDNGVFVEVAVPDPVADPLHFRDQKRYTDRIKDARKKTGQKDAMLVAEGEIGRTPIVAAVQDFSFMGGSMSMYVGNAIIAAAERAIAMHRPLVLFSAAGGARMQEGILGLMQMPRTTIAVQMLKEAGLPYVVVLTHPTTGGVTASYAMLGDVQIAEPNALIGFAGARVIEQTIGEKLPEGFQRAEYLLDHGMLDRVTKRTDLKEELVTILRMMMKQDPAVKGDLPAPEGPAEEPAADLPPDAIPEQGRQ comes from the coding sequence ATGAACTGGATCACCAACTATGTGCGTCCCACCATCAATTCGCTGTTTTCGCGGCGTGAGGTACCGGACAACCTGTGGACCAAGTGTGACGAATGCGGAACCATGCTGTTCCACCGGGAACTTGCCGACAATCTGAACGTCTGCACCAACTGCGATCACCACATGCCCATCTCGGCCGTGGATCGCCTGAAATCGCTCTTCGACAACGGTGTTTTTGTCGAAGTTGCGGTGCCGGACCCGGTCGCTGACCCGCTGCACTTCCGCGATCAGAAACGCTATACCGACCGGATCAAGGACGCCCGTAAAAAGACCGGCCAGAAAGACGCGATGCTTGTGGCCGAGGGCGAGATTGGCCGCACGCCCATTGTGGCGGCCGTTCAGGATTTTTCCTTTATGGGCGGCTCGATGTCGATGTACGTGGGCAACGCCATCATCGCGGCGGCCGAACGCGCTATCGCCATGCATCGCCCGCTGGTGCTGTTTTCCGCCGCAGGTGGCGCCCGCATGCAAGAAGGCATTTTGGGCCTGATGCAGATGCCGCGCACCACGATTGCGGTGCAGATGCTGAAAGAGGCAGGCCTGCCCTATGTTGTCGTGCTGACCCATCCGACCACCGGTGGTGTGACCGCGTCTTATGCGATGCTGGGCGATGTGCAGATCGCTGAGCCCAATGCGCTTATTGGCTTTGCCGGGGCGCGGGTGATCGAACAGACCATTGGTGAGAAATTGCCCGAGGGGTTCCAGCGCGCAGAGTACCTGCTGGACCACGGGATGCTGGACCGAGTGACCAAGCGCACCGACCTCAAGGAAGAGCTGGTCACGATCCTGCGCATGATGATGAAGCAGGACCCCGCCGTCAAAGGCGACTTGCCTGCGCCCGAGGGCCCGGCGGAAGAGCCCGCAGCAGACCTGCCGCCTGATGCGATCCCCGAACAGGGCAGGCAATAG